Proteins encoded in a region of the Atopobium sp. oral taxon 416 genome:
- a CDS encoding L-lactate dehydrogenase → MSITKVGIIGVNHVGEHVANALLAQGLVSELYLCDKEGNDRFCKAQVNDLQDAMAFYPHSAKVFECDDHYEELADCDVIVNAAGHIAAARNGRDGELKVTTDEVKTFAKRVMDASFKGVWVSVANPNDVVAEALWQESGHYDWHKVIGSGTTLDSLRLRHAISATTGYGPSSINAWMLGEHGLGEFACWSHVSLGCLRPDEVEKQADITLDREDLEEQARRGGYVTISGKGCTEYSIANSTTEIVKAILNDTKLITPVSTRIEDVYGESGVWASLPTVIGKSGVEKIFVPTFDSEEEEKWHKACAHIRENVEKLGWLKTF, encoded by the coding sequence ATGAGCATTACCAAGGTCGGAATCATCGGCGTAAACCACGTGGGAGAGCATGTCGCAAATGCCCTTCTGGCTCAGGGGCTCGTATCTGAGCTGTATCTGTGTGACAAAGAGGGAAACGACAGGTTCTGCAAGGCGCAGGTCAATGACCTTCAGGACGCAATGGCCTTCTATCCGCACTCCGCAAAGGTGTTTGAGTGTGATGACCACTATGAGGAGCTGGCGGACTGTGACGTTATCGTCAACGCCGCCGGCCACATTGCCGCAGCCCGCAACGGCCGCGACGGTGAGCTGAAAGTGACTACCGACGAGGTGAAAACCTTTGCCAAGCGCGTTATGGATGCCAGCTTTAAAGGCGTCTGGGTCAGCGTTGCAAACCCGAATGATGTGGTGGCTGAGGCCCTGTGGCAGGAGAGCGGCCACTACGACTGGCACAAGGTGATCGGCTCCGGCACGACGCTGGATTCCCTGCGTCTGCGCCACGCGATCTCCGCAACCACGGGCTACGGTCCCTCAAGCATCAATGCCTGGATGCTCGGTGAGCACGGCCTGGGTGAGTTTGCCTGCTGGAGCCATGTGAGCTTGGGGTGCCTGAGACCTGATGAGGTTGAGAAGCAGGCCGACATTACGCTCGACAGGGAGGATCTGGAAGAGCAGGCCCGTCGCGGTGGCTATGTCACAATCAGCGGCAAGGGCTGCACCGAGTACTCAATCGCCAATAGCACCACTGAGATTGTAAAGGCGATCCTCAACGATACCAAACTGATCACCCCGGTCTCCACTCGCATTGAGGATGTCTATGGGGAGAGCGGCGTCTGGGCGTCGCTGCCGACCGTGATCGGAAAGAGCGGTGTCGAGAAGATCTTCGTGCCGACCTTTGACAGTGAGGAAGAGGAGAAGTGGCACAAGGCCTGTGCCCATATCCGTGAGAATGTTGAGAAATTGGGGTGGCTGAAGACATTTTAA
- a CDS encoding radical SAM protein, which translates to MQSKLAHTAERKAFSFALDQAIKSVSGPDRDKKIDSFINMAAKLLKDTNPGATRGMKAALYPGSKWEKFLFDIIDNTNPHVLHTAILNGGYEAAFRGLRNTTENANKYQCNVPWIVLFDPTSACNKHCIGCWAADYGHQLNLTYDEMDKLLSEAEALGTHLFMLTGGEPLVRKADILKLAEKHNTSLFNIFTNASLIDDKFCQKVQELGNIVFSVSIESYEPTVNDARRGKGSFQEVMDAFDLMHKYGLLYGTSTCYTRENVERVSSDEFIDLLISKGCRYAWYFHYMPVGDGANADLMPTVEQREYMLHRIREIRGVTGGKPIFAMDFQNDGEYVAGCIAGGRAYCHVNARGDVEPCVFIHYSNANIRDMSWLDCLHQPVFQEYRKYYPWNDNMLQPCPMLENPYLLPKFVKESGAHNSDYAAPESADDLCKRTAPYAKAWAPKAKELWLEEHPTGKKVYADAMSVKGVDVKARLIAEEDAESEKETEKAVK; encoded by the coding sequence ATGCAATCTAAGCTAGCGCATACCGCAGAGCGAAAAGCTTTCAGCTTCGCTTTGGATCAAGCCATCAAGAGTGTTTCAGGACCTGATCGTGACAAAAAGATCGACTCCTTTATCAATATGGCTGCCAAGCTTCTGAAAGACACGAACCCAGGCGCTACCCGTGGCATGAAGGCAGCACTGTACCCGGGATCCAAGTGGGAGAAGTTCCTGTTCGACATTATCGACAACACCAACCCCCACGTGCTCCACACCGCAATCCTGAATGGTGGCTATGAGGCGGCGTTCCGCGGCCTGCGCAACACCACCGAAAATGCTAATAAATACCAGTGCAACGTGCCTTGGATCGTCCTGTTCGACCCGACGAGCGCCTGCAACAAGCACTGCATCGGCTGCTGGGCTGCTGACTATGGACATCAGCTCAACCTGACCTACGACGAGATGGACAAGCTTCTGAGCGAGGCTGAGGCACTCGGCACCCACCTCTTCATGCTCACCGGTGGTGAGCCGTTGGTCCGCAAGGCAGATATCTTGAAGCTTGCCGAGAAGCACAACACCTCGCTCTTCAACATCTTCACGAACGCATCGCTCATCGACGATAAGTTCTGCCAGAAAGTGCAGGAGCTCGGCAACATCGTCTTCTCCGTCTCCATCGAGTCCTATGAGCCGACGGTCAACGATGCACGCCGTGGCAAGGGTTCCTTCCAGGAGGTTATGGACGCCTTCGATCTGATGCACAAGTACGGCCTGCTCTATGGCACCTCTACCTGCTACACTCGTGAGAATGTCGAGCGCGTCAGCTCCGATGAGTTCATCGATCTTCTGATCAGCAAGGGCTGCCGCTATGCCTGGTACTTCCACTACATGCCCGTCGGCGACGGCGCCAATGCTGACTTGATGCCGACCGTCGAGCAGCGTGAGTACATGCTGCACCGCATCCGTGAGATCCGCGGCGTCACCGGCGGCAAGCCGATCTTCGCGATGGACTTCCAGAACGACGGTGAGTACGTTGCTGGCTGCATCGCAGGAGGCCGTGCGTACTGCCATGTCAACGCCCGTGGCGATGTGGAGCCGTGTGTCTTCATCCACTACTCTAACGCCAACATCCGTGATATGAGCTGGCTTGACTGCCTGCATCAGCCGGTCTTCCAGGAGTACCGCAAGTACTATCCGTGGAACGACAACATGCTGCAGCCGTGCCCAATGCTCGAGAACCCCTACCTGCTCCCGAAGTTCGTCAAGGAGTCCGGCGCACACAACTCCGATTACGCTGCACCTGAGTCCGCTGACGATCTGTGCAAGCGTACCGCACCGTATGCAAAGGCCTGGGCGCCGAAGGCTAAGGAGCTCTGGCTTGAGGAGCATCCGACGGGCAAGAAGGTCTACGCTGACGCAATGAGCGTCAAGGGCGTCGACGTGAAGGCTAGACTCATCGCTGAGGAGGATGCTGAGTCAGAGAAGGAAACAGAGAAAGCTGTCAAATAG
- the dnaX gene encoding DNA polymerase III subunit gamma/tau, with the protein MESLYRKYRPLTFQDVVGQQHVVSTLEHAVLEGRVTHAYLFCGPRGTGKTTMARIVAKALLCEKGPRQLPDGTCEQCRLIAEGCHPDVYELDAASRTGVDNVRDEIINRVNFAPVQGHYKVYIIDEVHMLTTQAFNALLKTLEEPPEYVVFILCTTDPQKIPATILSRVQRFDFHVLSPTEIEDRLSYVCKQEHFQSDPEALALIAQHARGGMRDALGMLEQISVFNDDDISVEAVKSALGEVTSKTLESVVTAIAQRDVSTLFEEIAHLVDDGEDLLQFVRELARVIRDIYVVSLVGIDQTAVLDSAVDPKELEREAKLFGSSDRLARILAVLGDVSNEMRTATNQRLELEIAMTKIARPQGDLTLEGLAERVDELEKAVQALSVPRAMPQRAPEPVTPQPTIPVRPGSRPQAPQPRPRQTCRTYRQDAAPAQRQAAPQATSALTPHTTSRSDAARLQRAWNQVVSRLRQQDAAKATLLTNAHAVADDGQTLTIEFPPGSSFSLNMLTRKDVDSVVRPTISAVFGNRVPQYVEQTKKTSQSKPRTQRAANPVRQAPQPVQPPQAPAASKPAPSNSQPDPQEPVPYSQPAPQEPTPQPRPQPPAPEPQPEPKPAPAPVNTESKPQEEQAPWEDAAAEEPVDYEPRDYDQAPPVAAAPESAQPVQKAPQPQHVSTTDYPTQHKKQDVKPGVPIQEADGIPQDLADMLENVFGKGINVVIKPSPDDTKKNNGNNR; encoded by the coding sequence ATGGAGTCACTCTACAGAAAATATCGTCCGTTGACCTTTCAAGATGTTGTGGGGCAACAGCACGTCGTCTCGACCCTCGAGCACGCCGTGCTCGAGGGGAGGGTGACGCACGCCTATCTCTTCTGTGGTCCCCGGGGCACTGGCAAGACGACGATGGCACGAATCGTGGCCAAGGCGCTGCTGTGTGAGAAAGGACCCCGCCAACTCCCCGATGGTACCTGTGAACAGTGTCGCCTCATTGCCGAAGGATGCCATCCCGACGTCTACGAGCTCGATGCGGCAAGCCGTACCGGTGTGGACAATGTGCGCGATGAGATCATCAACCGCGTGAACTTCGCTCCGGTCCAGGGCCACTACAAGGTCTACATTATCGACGAGGTCCATATGCTCACGACCCAGGCCTTCAACGCGCTGCTGAAGACCTTGGAGGAGCCGCCTGAGTATGTGGTCTTTATCCTGTGCACCACCGACCCCCAAAAGATCCCCGCCACGATCCTCTCGCGTGTGCAGCGCTTTGACTTCCATGTGCTTTCGCCTACGGAGATCGAGGATAGGCTTTCCTATGTCTGCAAGCAGGAGCACTTCCAAAGTGATCCTGAAGCCCTAGCACTCATTGCCCAACATGCGCGGGGCGGAATGCGCGATGCTCTGGGCATGCTCGAACAGATCTCGGTCTTCAACGACGACGACATCTCGGTGGAGGCGGTCAAGAGCGCCCTCGGTGAGGTCACGAGCAAAACCCTCGAGAGCGTCGTCACCGCTATCGCCCAACGCGATGTCTCCACGTTGTTTGAGGAGATCGCACATCTTGTGGACGATGGGGAAGACCTCCTACAGTTTGTGCGTGAGCTCGCACGTGTCATCCGTGATATCTATGTCGTGTCACTCGTAGGGATCGATCAGACTGCGGTGTTGGACTCAGCGGTGGATCCAAAGGAACTGGAGCGGGAAGCGAAGCTGTTTGGCTCCTCTGACCGTCTGGCGCGGATCCTTGCAGTCTTGGGCGATGTCTCCAATGAGATGAGGACGGCGACAAACCAGCGCCTCGAGTTGGAGATTGCGATGACAAAGATTGCCCGGCCACAGGGCGATCTGACGCTCGAAGGTCTGGCTGAGCGTGTCGATGAACTGGAAAAAGCAGTTCAGGCGCTCTCGGTTCCAAGAGCGATGCCGCAACGGGCTCCTGAGCCCGTGACCCCACAACCGACAATACCTGTAAGACCAGGTAGCCGTCCGCAGGCGCCACAGCCGCGTCCCCGCCAAACATGTCGGACCTATCGTCAGGACGCAGCGCCGGCACAGCGCCAGGCGGCTCCACAGGCAACAAGCGCTTTGACACCGCATACTACGTCGCGCTCAGATGCAGCCAGACTCCAGCGGGCTTGGAATCAGGTTGTGTCCCGTCTGAGACAGCAGGATGCGGCAAAGGCGACCTTGCTGACGAATGCCCATGCGGTGGCGGATGATGGGCAGACCTTAACGATTGAGTTTCCGCCGGGATCTTCCTTCTCGCTGAACATGCTCACCAGAAAAGATGTCGACTCCGTCGTCCGTCCTACGATCAGTGCGGTCTTTGGCAACAGGGTGCCGCAGTATGTCGAGCAGACCAAAAAGACCTCACAGTCAAAGCCACGTACGCAGCGGGCAGCAAACCCCGTAAGGCAGGCACCACAACCGGTTCAGCCGCCTCAGGCCCCCGCGGCTTCCAAGCCTGCACCGTCGAACAGCCAACCAGATCCTCAGGAGCCTGTACCATACAGCCAACCGGCTCCGCAAGAGCCTACACCGCAACCACGGCCTCAGCCACCGGCACCTGAACCCCAACCTGAGCCAAAACCAGCCCCTGCGCCTGTGAATACTGAAAGCAAACCGCAGGAAGAACAGGCACCGTGGGAGGATGCAGCCGCTGAAGAACCGGTCGACTACGAACCGAGGGACTATGATCAAGCTCCACCGGTCGCAGCAGCCCCTGAGTCGGCTCAGCCTGTTCAGAAGGCGCCCCAACCGCAGCACGTGAGCACGACGGATTATCCGACCCAACATAAGAAACAGGATGTGAAGCCTGGGGTACCTATACAGGAAGCTGATGGAATTCCTCAGGATTTGGCAGATATGCTGGAAAATGTCTTTGGGAAAGGTATCAATGTGGTGATCAAGCCTTCCCCAGACGATACCAAGAAGAACAACGGTAACAACCGGTAA
- a CDS encoding YbaB/EbfC family nucleoid-associated protein, with protein MAQLDMNEIMKQARQMQEQLASAEDSLKDKEVTASAGGGTVKVTATGDMKITSITIDPEVLKDGEVELLQDMIMAAVNDALASAQELATSKLGDITGGLNIPGMF; from the coding sequence ATGGCACAACTGGACATGAATGAGATTATGAAGCAGGCCCGTCAGATGCAGGAGCAGCTCGCTTCTGCGGAAGATAGCCTCAAGGACAAAGAGGTCACCGCAAGCGCTGGTGGTGGAACCGTGAAAGTCACTGCAACAGGCGACATGAAGATCACCTCCATCACGATCGATCCTGAGGTCCTGAAAGACGGGGAGGTGGAGCTTCTGCAGGATATGATCATGGCGGCAGTTAACGACGCGCTTGCAAGCGCTCAGGAGCTTGCAACGAGTAAATTAGGCGACATCACCGGCGGCCTCAATATCCCGGGAATGTTTTAG
- the recR gene encoding recombination mediator RecR: MATAAEHDGHALARLLDELGKLPGIGPKSAQRIAYFLLEESKTDVDRLADAIREVKEEVHFCPICFNYATGDTCAICADPTRDRSTICVVSEPRDVTAIERTGSYHGLYHVLGGVISPMDKIGPEQLHVRELLKRLADGSVKEVILAMSPNVEGETTASYLNRTIKPLDLTVSRLASGLPVGGDLEYADEVTLGHAIEERRNI, translated from the coding sequence ATGGCAACAGCAGCAGAACATGACGGTCACGCGCTCGCACGGCTTTTGGATGAGCTCGGTAAGCTGCCGGGCATCGGGCCGAAATCGGCGCAGCGCATCGCCTACTTCTTGCTCGAGGAGAGCAAGACCGACGTCGATCGCCTCGCGGATGCGATCCGTGAGGTCAAAGAGGAGGTCCACTTCTGCCCGATCTGCTTTAACTATGCGACCGGCGACACCTGTGCGATCTGTGCGGACCCGACGAGGGACCGCAGCACCATCTGCGTGGTGTCCGAGCCGCGCGATGTGACCGCTATCGAACGTACCGGGAGCTATCACGGCCTGTATCACGTCCTCGGGGGCGTCATCAGCCCGATGGACAAGATCGGGCCTGAACAGCTCCATGTGCGGGAGCTCCTCAAGCGCCTGGCGGACGGCAGCGTCAAGGAAGTCATCCTTGCTATGAGTCCCAATGTCGAGGGGGAGACGACCGCGAGCTATCTGAACCGCACGATCAAGCCCCTGGACCTCACGGTTAGCAGGCTCGCCAGCGGCTTGCCCGTTGGCGGAGACTTGGAGTATGCAGATGAAGTGACCCTTGGCCACGCTATCGAGGAACGCCGTAACATCTGA
- a CDS encoding HAD family phosphatase, which produces MGDTPNTSSSCVQLAVFDYDGTCISGQSGALFAIYLNHRHYLGFRRGFRLSWWGVRYKLHLPYRQNEAREVIFDALSQCPREEIQKIMVDFHDESLLPRYRPQAIKEIERRHREGCVTVLVSATFNTIAQCAQKVLRTDEVIATDMEIDSEGHYTGKVSGEVTEGAAKPRAIKQWADKVYGPRKWEIAYAYGDHFSDEAMLSAARKGYAVTPDKTMRKIARQCGFTILNWK; this is translated from the coding sequence ATGGGGGATACCCCAAATACAAGTTCCAGCTGCGTGCAGCTTGCGGTATTCGATTACGACGGAACTTGTATCAGCGGTCAGTCAGGTGCCCTCTTCGCGATCTATCTCAACCACCGGCACTATTTAGGGTTTCGCCGGGGTTTCCGTCTCAGTTGGTGGGGGGTCCGCTACAAGCTTCATCTCCCATATCGGCAAAATGAAGCCCGCGAAGTCATCTTTGATGCGCTCTCCCAGTGCCCACGGGAAGAAATCCAGAAAATCATGGTGGACTTCCACGATGAGTCCCTGCTGCCCCGCTACCGTCCGCAGGCGATCAAAGAGATCGAACGCCGCCACCGCGAGGGCTGCGTGACAGTGTTAGTTTCTGCAACGTTTAATACTATCGCACAGTGTGCGCAAAAAGTACTCCGGACAGATGAGGTGATCGCCACTGATATGGAGATCGACAGTGAGGGCCATTATACCGGTAAAGTATCCGGTGAGGTCACCGAAGGGGCGGCAAAACCGCGCGCGATCAAGCAGTGGGCCGACAAGGTTTACGGCCCGAGAAAGTGGGAAATCGCCTACGCCTACGGCGACCATTTCTCAGATGAAGCCATGCTTTCTGCAGCTCGCAAGGGGTATGCCGTGACCCCGGATAAAACCATGCGCAAGATAGCCAGACAGTGCGGCTTCACTATCCTCAACTGGAAATAA
- a CDS encoding IS30 family transposase: protein MTSRSGQKRLSAGDGSATGRAILWQEGACLITQVDHMSGYLVGGKAARKTRAEVNEATKKAFAGEVVLTVTLDRGKEFLDAEGLQEALGAPVYFCQPHHLWERGTNENTNSLLRDWFSKGKSLDDVDDRKVQKVYDLLNRRPRKRLEWRCPWEVYHHQSLHLL, encoded by the coding sequence ATGACATCTCGAAGCGGTCAGAAGAGGCTTTCGGCAGGAGACGGATCGGCGACTGGGAGGGCGATACTGTGGCAGGAAGGCGCCTGCCTTATCACCCAGGTGGATCACATGAGCGGATACCTTGTCGGCGGCAAGGCGGCCAGGAAGACCAGGGCCGAGGTCAACGAAGCCACGAAGAAGGCGTTTGCCGGCGAGGTCGTGCTGACCGTCACGCTCGACAGGGGCAAGGAGTTCTTAGATGCAGAAGGGCTCCAGGAGGCACTGGGGGCTCCCGTATACTTCTGCCAGCCCCACCATCTTTGGGAGAGGGGGACCAATGAGAACACTAACAGCCTTCTCAGGGACTGGTTTTCGAAAGGCAAAAGCCTCGACGATGTCGACGACAGAAAGGTGCAAAAGGTATACGATTTACTCAACCGAAGACCGCGCAAGCGTCTGGAGTGGAGGTGTCCCTGGGAGGTCTACCATCACCAGTCGTTGCACTTGCTCTGA
- a CDS encoding Rrf2 family transcriptional regulator produces MDISRETDYALRMVAALINHPGDNPSVRSVAEEFGIPYSFAQSIQHSLTEAGVIVSTRGAHGGMYLAIDPDQVTLLDFVQMLQGPVLLSACETCGENGEDCPRKPYCTYDPIWTFAQDNLRKCLSSFTLREAANGIGPARLRELSNKELGVLDFKKEDTPEDDSDDEVADRIQVL; encoded by the coding sequence ATGGATATTTCGCGAGAGACAGATTATGCTCTCCGTATGGTAGCAGCGCTTATAAACCATCCCGGTGACAATCCATCAGTGAGAAGCGTTGCCGAAGAGTTTGGGATTCCGTATTCGTTCGCGCAGTCCATACAACATTCTCTGACCGAGGCTGGCGTTATCGTCAGTACCCGTGGTGCCCACGGCGGCATGTATTTAGCGATTGATCCCGATCAAGTCACGCTGCTCGATTTTGTTCAGATGCTGCAGGGCCCCGTTCTGCTATCCGCATGCGAAACCTGTGGCGAAAATGGTGAGGACTGCCCACGTAAGCCGTACTGTACGTACGATCCAATTTGGACGTTTGCACAGGATAATCTACGTAAATGTCTCTCCTCATTCACACTGAGGGAAGCCGCGAATGGTATTGGCCCTGCCAGGTTGAGAGAACTCTCAAACAAAGAATTGGGAGTACTCGACTTCAAGAAGGAAGATACGCCTGAGGATGACTCGGACGACGAAGTGGCTGACCGCATTCAGGTACTATGA
- a CDS encoding adenine glycosylase has protein sequence MRSTPTSRELAAFHKEVLQEGRKLYRDLPWRHTQDPYEIWISEVMLQQTQVSRVEKRWPAWLAEFPTLETLATATRAQVLNVWQGMGYNRRALALLRAARQLVDAGTSIPSEENALVALPGIGATTAAGIRAFAFDLPSVYLDTNVRSVFLYYFFRGESKISDAILRPIVCATCPKNDTDPTDDPRTWYYALLDVGACLKRMIPNPSRQSASYSRQSKFDGSHRQKRAEILKIILGEPEGITTEGIADQVNEVEECAGRPPVSTHEIQRILNELQKEDFCRFNDNDVWLA, from the coding sequence ATGAGGAGCACCCCTACATCGAGGGAGCTCGCTGCCTTTCACAAGGAAGTCCTGCAGGAGGGCAGAAAGCTCTACCGTGATCTTCCTTGGAGGCACACACAGGATCCCTATGAGATCTGGATCTCCGAAGTGATGCTCCAGCAGACCCAGGTGTCCCGCGTCGAAAAGCGTTGGCCTGCCTGGCTCGCCGAATTCCCCACGCTTGAGACACTGGCGACAGCTACACGCGCCCAGGTGTTGAATGTGTGGCAGGGGATGGGCTATAACCGGCGTGCGCTTGCGTTGTTGCGCGCTGCACGCCAATTGGTTGATGCGGGCACTTCCATCCCCTCAGAGGAGAATGCACTCGTGGCCCTTCCGGGCATTGGGGCTACAACTGCAGCGGGGATCCGCGCCTTTGCGTTCGACCTTCCCAGCGTGTATCTGGATACGAATGTGCGCTCTGTCTTCCTGTATTATTTTTTTCGTGGAGAAAGTAAAATCTCTGATGCAATATTGCGGCCGATTGTATGCGCCACCTGTCCCAAGAACGATACCGATCCAACTGATGATCCGAGAACTTGGTACTATGCCCTGCTCGATGTTGGGGCTTGTTTAAAAAGAATGATTCCTAATCCCTCAAGACAAAGCGCTTCGTATTCGAGGCAATCAAAGTTCGATGGATCGCACCGGCAGAAGCGTGCAGAAATTTTGAAAATAATTTTGGGAGAACCTGAGGGGATAACGACAGAGGGCATTGCGGACCAGGTAAATGAGGTTGAGGAGTGTGCAGGTAGGCCGCCAGTAAGCACGCACGAAATCCAAAGGATTCTAAACGAGCTACAAAAAGAAGATTTTTGTAGGTTTAATGATAATGATGTATGGTTAGCCTAG
- the rbr gene encoding rubrerythrin: MAVNFDESQTKKNLEAAFAGESQASVKYSYFANQAKKDGYNQYGDIFTETSNNERAHAKMWFNYLHGGKTPDTLSNLKEAAGGEHYEWTEMYPGFAETAQKEGFTEIAAKFRMVGDIEKGHDERYNKLIEHVEKGDVFTRPGVKVWKCMNCGHLHVGPTAPKVCPVCGHPQSFFEEQCVNY; the protein is encoded by the coding sequence ATGGCTGTAAACTTTGATGAGTCACAGACTAAGAAGAACCTTGAAGCGGCATTCGCCGGCGAGTCTCAGGCGAGTGTGAAATATTCCTATTTTGCAAACCAGGCAAAGAAGGACGGCTACAACCAGTACGGCGACATCTTTACTGAGACTTCCAACAACGAGAGAGCCCACGCGAAGATGTGGTTCAACTATCTGCACGGTGGCAAGACCCCCGACACCCTCTCCAATCTGAAAGAGGCTGCAGGTGGCGAGCACTATGAGTGGACCGAGATGTATCCGGGCTTCGCTGAGACCGCACAGAAGGAGGGCTTCACTGAGATCGCTGCCAAGTTCCGTATGGTTGGCGACATCGAGAAGGGCCACGACGAGCGCTACAACAAGCTGATCGAGCATGTTGAGAAGGGTGACGTCTTTACGCGTCCGGGCGTCAAGGTCTGGAAATGCATGAACTGCGGTCACCTGCATGTCGGCCCGACGGCTCCGAAGGTCTGCCCGGTCTGTGGACATCCACAGTCCTTCTTTGAGGAGCAGTGCGTCAACTATTAA
- a CDS encoding O-acetylhomoserine aminocarboxypropyltransferase/cysteine synthase family protein, translating into MPFELNPDFVKDPEKHFETLQVHAGWSPDPVTGSSALPIYASAAFQFDDAADGAAKFALTKPGNVYGRLTNTTTDALAARIAALEGGTGAVAVASGHAAEILALTNIVDAGDEIVASSSLYGGTWNIFLHTLHDLGVNTTIVDNNDIDAFVKATDEKTKLWYVETIGNPLVDVADVPALVEAANSLPSKVPVFVDNTFATPYLYRPAEDGAAVVIESLTKWIGGHGAALGGAVIDAGSYDWKAQADKYPTIAGPDPSYHDMVFADAAPKNPFSTRVLANKLRDFGPTLSPYAAQVIALGAETLSLRVQRQSENALAVAKYLKDSPKVSWVRYPGLEDDPTHDIAKRLLHHGYGGVVVFGVRGGRQAGLNVVNNVKLFTHLANVGDAKSLIIHPASTTHSQLTPEQLKEAHLSEDLIRLSIGIENIDDIIADLDQALAKA; encoded by the coding sequence ATGCCTTTCGAACTCAACCCTGATTTTGTCAAAGACCCTGAGAAACATTTTGAGACTCTGCAAGTTCACGCTGGGTGGTCTCCCGATCCGGTCACCGGTTCCTCAGCCCTCCCGATCTACGCCTCTGCAGCTTTCCAGTTCGACGATGCTGCTGACGGCGCCGCAAAGTTCGCACTGACCAAGCCGGGCAACGTCTATGGCCGTCTGACCAATACCACCACCGACGCGCTTGCCGCGCGTATTGCAGCGCTCGAAGGCGGCACCGGTGCAGTCGCGGTTGCCTCCGGACACGCGGCAGAGATCCTGGCCCTCACCAACATCGTCGACGCGGGTGATGAAATCGTCGCGTCGAGCTCGCTGTACGGTGGCACCTGGAATATCTTCCTGCACACGCTGCACGATCTTGGCGTCAACACGACAATCGTCGACAATAACGATATCGACGCGTTCGTTAAGGCGACGGATGAGAAGACGAAGCTCTGGTACGTCGAGACAATCGGCAACCCGTTGGTCGACGTCGCGGATGTCCCGGCGCTCGTTGAGGCCGCGAACTCGCTGCCGTCCAAGGTGCCGGTATTCGTCGACAACACCTTTGCGACGCCGTACCTGTATCGCCCGGCAGAGGACGGGGCGGCGGTTGTGATCGAGTCTTTGACCAAGTGGATCGGCGGACACGGTGCAGCCCTCGGCGGCGCAGTCATCGACGCAGGCAGCTACGATTGGAAGGCCCAGGCGGACAAGTATCCGACGATCGCCGGACCGGACCCGTCCTACCACGATATGGTCTTTGCCGATGCGGCCCCGAAGAATCCGTTCTCGACGCGTGTGCTTGCCAACAAGCTGCGTGACTTCGGCCCGACGCTCTCCCCGTATGCGGCGCAGGTCATCGCGCTCGGTGCAGAGACCCTCTCGCTGCGCGTTCAGCGCCAAAGTGAAAACGCGCTCGCAGTGGCAAAGTATCTGAAGGACAGTCCGAAGGTCAGCTGGGTCCGCTATCCCGGCCTGGAAGATGATCCTACCCACGATATTGCGAAGCGGCTCCTGCATCATGGGTACGGTGGCGTTGTCGTCTTCGGCGTCAGGGGCGGCCGTCAGGCAGGCCTCAATGTGGTGAACAACGTGAAACTCTTCACACACCTGGCTAACGTCGGTGACGCAAAGTCCCTGATCATCCATCCGGCTTCCACCACGCACTCTCAGCTGACCCCTGAGCAGCTGAAGGAGGCGCACCTCTCAGAGGATCTGATCCGCCTTTCCATCGGAATCGAGAACATCGACGACATTATCGCCGACCTCGACCAGGCGCTGGCAAAGGCGTAA